In Spirosoma aureum, a single genomic region encodes these proteins:
- a CDS encoding penicillin acylase family protein: MQRFLPLLLLILTISSACSQSTPGLQQPVEIIRDRWGVNHIYAKNEHDLFFAQGYSAAQDRLFQLEIWRRQATGTVAELLGPQETKRDIGTRLFRFRGDINKELLHYHPHGPQIVRAFVEGINAYITEILKTPEKLPFEFRVLDTKPGLWTPEVVISRHQGLAYNVRDELNYGRLVKLIGADKLRELQWFHPQPTVAISKTGDPDLTLHVNGDELFQPILELYEAFRLPLKFKGRPTKADEDEARRSDRSVDDWFDTEKQYVGSNNWIISGNKSASGYPMLANDPHRAQSTPSLRYWVHLNAPGWNVVGAGEPTLPGISVGHNEYGAWGLTIFETDNEDLYVYETNPANPNQYRYKGRWVTMKTMSETISVKGGQSVRAELKYTQHGPVVFEDKQHHKAYAVQAGWLETGCSPYLASLRMNQAHNWAEFRQACTYSRIPGENMIWADKTGTIGWQAVGLAPIRKNFTGLVPVPGDGRYEWSGYLPIQQLPGKLNPPEGYVATANNNLTPTSFPHRNAIGWTWAAPSRAHRIEEVLNDGKRKSMVDFMALQADYLSIPARTLVPLLQNLSSPTDRTEQALARLRRWDYKLDPSSVAASIYVAWEGQLKQAVYQQKVPKNAQPYFKTMPSRRVFDALLIPTAARDSLLLSCMDRAVTELTKRLGSDMDEWAYGQRKNKHITITHPLSDLVDKEMQKKINLGPVARGGYGETVNATGNDLNQAHGASFRILVDTEDWDKTLGVNNPGQSGNPDSPHYGDLFPIWAENSYFPVFFSKEKVKTVAEGTTILKP; this comes from the coding sequence ATGCAACGATTCCTGCCCTTACTTCTGCTCATTCTTACGATCTCATCTGCCTGTTCTCAATCAACGCCTGGCCTTCAGCAACCCGTCGAAATAATCCGCGACCGCTGGGGTGTTAATCACATCTATGCTAAAAACGAACACGATCTATTTTTTGCCCAAGGTTATTCAGCCGCTCAGGATCGACTCTTTCAGTTAGAAATATGGCGTAGGCAGGCTACAGGTACTGTTGCCGAATTACTTGGACCACAGGAAACCAAGCGCGATATTGGCACACGATTATTTCGATTCAGAGGAGATATCAACAAAGAACTGCTTCACTATCATCCCCATGGTCCGCAGATTGTAAGGGCGTTTGTTGAGGGGATCAACGCCTACATCACCGAAATTCTGAAGACACCGGAGAAACTTCCTTTCGAGTTTCGGGTGCTCGATACGAAACCAGGGTTATGGACCCCCGAAGTTGTTATAAGCCGCCATCAGGGACTTGCCTATAACGTACGTGACGAGCTAAACTACGGGCGACTGGTTAAACTCATCGGAGCAGACAAACTCCGTGAATTGCAGTGGTTTCACCCGCAGCCTACCGTTGCAATATCAAAAACCGGCGATCCGGACCTGACCTTGCATGTTAACGGTGATGAATTGTTTCAGCCGATTCTGGAATTATACGAAGCCTTTCGCCTGCCGTTGAAGTTCAAAGGCCGGCCAACGAAAGCTGATGAGGATGAAGCAAGACGATCGGATCGTTCAGTAGACGACTGGTTCGACACGGAAAAGCAATATGTTGGCTCCAACAACTGGATTATTTCAGGGAACAAATCTGCCAGTGGTTACCCAATGTTGGCCAACGATCCGCACAGAGCACAATCTACGCCGTCATTGCGGTATTGGGTACATCTCAATGCGCCCGGCTGGAACGTAGTAGGGGCGGGTGAACCCACATTGCCTGGCATTTCTGTAGGTCATAACGAGTACGGGGCCTGGGGCCTAACGATCTTTGAAACCGACAATGAGGATTTGTATGTGTACGAAACAAATCCGGCTAACCCGAATCAATACCGATACAAAGGCCGCTGGGTGACCATGAAAACCATGTCCGAAACAATATCGGTAAAAGGTGGTCAATCCGTTCGGGCTGAACTGAAATACACACAGCATGGCCCGGTTGTCTTCGAAGATAAGCAACATCACAAAGCCTACGCTGTGCAGGCCGGATGGCTTGAAACGGGTTGTTCGCCGTATCTGGCCAGTCTGCGAATGAATCAGGCCCATAACTGGGCGGAGTTCAGGCAGGCCTGCACCTACAGCCGAATTCCGGGCGAAAATATGATCTGGGCAGATAAGACGGGGACTATTGGCTGGCAGGCTGTAGGGCTGGCCCCCATCCGGAAAAACTTTACGGGACTGGTGCCTGTACCGGGCGATGGTCGTTATGAATGGAGTGGTTATCTGCCAATTCAGCAACTTCCCGGCAAACTGAATCCGCCTGAAGGGTACGTTGCAACGGCCAATAACAACCTCACGCCAACTAGTTTTCCTCACCGCAATGCAATCGGCTGGACGTGGGCCGCACCAAGCCGGGCGCACCGTATCGAAGAGGTATTAAACGATGGAAAGCGCAAAAGTATGGTTGATTTTATGGCACTTCAGGCCGACTATCTGTCTATCCCGGCCCGAACACTGGTGCCATTACTGCAAAACCTGTCGTCGCCGACCGATCGAACTGAACAGGCGTTGGCCCGCCTGCGTCGGTGGGATTATAAACTTGACCCCAGTTCAGTAGCGGCTTCAATTTATGTAGCCTGGGAGGGGCAACTAAAGCAGGCCGTTTATCAGCAAAAAGTCCCCAAGAACGCTCAGCCTTACTTTAAAACAATGCCTTCAAGGCGGGTCTTCGATGCATTGCTCATTCCAACGGCCGCTCGCGATAGTCTGTTACTTTCCTGCATGGATCGCGCTGTGACTGAACTCACCAAACGACTTGGCAGCGACATGGACGAGTGGGCATATGGGCAACGAAAAAACAAGCATATTACCATCACACATCCACTCAGCGATCTGGTCGATAAAGAGATGCAGAAAAAAATCAATCTGGGTCCAGTGGCGCGGGGTGGCTATGGCGAAACGGTTAACGCAACGGGTAACGATCTGAACCAGGCTCACGGTGCCTCGTTCCGGATTCTGGTCGATACCGAAGATTGGGATAAAACCCTGGGCGTCAATAATCCGGGTCAGTCGGGCAATCCTGACAGTCCGCACTATGGCGACCTGTTTCCGATCTGGGCTGAAAACAGTTATTTTCCCGTGTTTTTCTCCAAAGAAAAAGTAAAAACGGTTGCTGAGGGAACCACCATACTAAAGCCTTAA
- a CDS encoding pyridoxal phosphate-dependent decarboxylase family protein, which yields MPVSSFQNDLVNLSSLLDAIQQLTLTHIQHLSTIHTSPKTSDIPTANLPEMGQGATFPLRWFTEHYQPLMTASAGPRYLGFVTGGTTPAALAGDWLVSAFDQNTQSITPGSGDCSALLEQETIRLLRQLLNLPDAFMGGFVTGATMSNFTGLAVARQWFGAEYGLDIATEGLRQDVTVLAATPHSSAVKALAMLGIGRNSLRFVATLPNREALDPAELEAAIEELKGEPFILVSSGGTVDTVDFDDMAFIADLKKRYRFWWHIDAAFGGFAACSPAYAHLLNGWELADSITIDAHKWLNVPYDSAVILTRAEHAHLQRDTFKNASAPYLGDPLQNFSYLNFVPENSRRFRALPAWFTLMAYGRDGYRALVENSIVRAQQLGRLLDESTAFSLAAPVRLNVVCFTLKAGQTNDVTTRLNDILTHLKQRGRVFLTPTAYKGIPCLRAAFVNWQTTDADVQIVVDELLTAWHAVQPVD from the coding sequence ATGCCGGTATCATCCTTTCAGAACGATTTAGTCAATTTATCATCATTGCTCGATGCGATTCAGCAACTGACGTTGACTCATATCCAGCATCTTTCAACGATTCATACATCACCTAAAACCAGCGACATACCAACGGCAAATCTGCCCGAAATGGGCCAGGGAGCAACTTTTCCGTTGCGCTGGTTCACCGAACATTATCAGCCATTAATGACAGCTTCCGCTGGCCCACGATACCTTGGCTTCGTTACGGGAGGCACAACACCGGCTGCACTGGCGGGCGACTGGCTGGTTTCGGCCTTTGATCAGAATACTCAGTCGATTACGCCGGGTTCAGGCGATTGTTCGGCTTTGCTGGAACAGGAAACCATCCGATTGTTAAGGCAACTCCTCAATCTGCCGGATGCTTTCATGGGCGGTTTCGTAACCGGTGCTACGATGTCTAATTTTACGGGGCTGGCCGTTGCCCGGCAGTGGTTCGGTGCTGAGTATGGACTGGATATAGCCACAGAAGGGCTCCGTCAGGATGTGACTGTGCTAGCAGCCACCCCCCATTCATCGGCAGTAAAAGCGTTGGCGATGCTGGGAATTGGCCGGAATTCGCTTCGGTTCGTAGCTACTCTTCCCAACCGGGAAGCCCTTGACCCGGCAGAACTGGAAGCGGCCATTGAAGAACTGAAAGGCGAACCGTTTATTCTGGTCAGTAGCGGTGGCACCGTCGACACCGTCGATTTCGACGACATGGCGTTTATTGCCGATCTAAAAAAACGGTACCGGTTCTGGTGGCATATCGATGCGGCATTTGGTGGTTTCGCGGCCTGTTCGCCTGCTTATGCGCACCTCCTCAACGGTTGGGAGCTGGCAGACAGCATTACCATCGACGCCCATAAATGGCTAAATGTACCGTATGATAGCGCCGTTATTCTCACACGCGCCGAACATGCACATTTGCAACGCGATACCTTCAAAAACGCCAGTGCACCCTATCTTGGCGATCCCTTGCAGAATTTCTCGTACCTAAATTTCGTACCCGAAAACTCCCGGCGATTCAGAGCGTTACCCGCCTGGTTTACGCTCATGGCCTACGGGCGCGATGGTTACCGGGCACTGGTCGAAAACAGCATAGTACGAGCACAGCAATTAGGGCGACTACTGGACGAATCAACTGCGTTTTCGCTGGCTGCTCCCGTCCGGCTGAATGTCGTTTGCTTTACGCTCAAAGCGGGACAGACAAATGACGTCACTACCCGCCTGAACGACATCCTGACCCACCTGAAACAACGCGGGCGTGTATTTCTGACGCCAACCGCTTACAAAGGTATTCCGTGTTTGCGGGCAGCCTTTGTCAATTGGCAAACGACTGACGCTGACGTGCAGATCGTGGTTGATGAACTACTAACGGCCTGGCACGCAGTCCAACCCGTAGATTAA
- a CDS encoding aminotransferase-like domain-containing protein, giving the protein MNTAFLYVSIADKIRQLIDTQVIRVGDKLPSVRRLSEEHGVSLTTAFQAYYHLEAQGWIEARPKSGYYVRSKPSKSYALPSASQPDAIVQTLSNDELLTRLYNQPDGPLRFAAAVPAPDLLPVAKLQKAMIHALRTAPAGGTTYEDGKGNAELRQQIARLAFGSGSVVTPDEVIITAGCMEAVVLCLQAVTRPGDTVAVESPSYFAFFQAFEKMGLNVLELPANPTTGVDLDVLETALRAGVVQACLLTPTFSNPLGSCLLNTDRQRLVQMMARYRTPLIEDDVYGDLYFGKTRPRTCYSFDTEGWVMLCSSFSKSLAPGYRIGWILPGRSGSAINRQKAVFSRTCPTLTQAALAHFLAHGRYDHHLRQLRQTFHLTSLRYQQAISAYFPEGTRFTNPEGGFVLWVELPDLIDTVQISQQALLEGISVTPGAVFTAQQLYQNCLRISFGQPFSAAVEEGLKRLGKLAGR; this is encoded by the coding sequence ATGAATACAGCGTTTTTATACGTGTCAATTGCCGATAAAATTCGTCAGCTTATTGATACCCAGGTAATACGGGTAGGCGATAAACTGCCTTCCGTTCGCCGATTGAGCGAGGAGCATGGAGTAAGTCTTACCACAGCGTTTCAGGCTTATTATCATCTGGAAGCGCAGGGCTGGATTGAGGCCCGGCCAAAGTCAGGCTATTACGTCCGTTCCAAGCCGTCAAAAAGCTACGCATTACCCAGCGCGTCGCAGCCCGATGCCATCGTGCAGACACTAAGCAATGACGAACTGCTGACTCGTCTCTACAACCAGCCCGACGGGCCGCTACGCTTTGCTGCCGCCGTACCCGCACCTGATTTGTTGCCAGTCGCTAAACTACAGAAGGCAATGATTCATGCGTTGCGTACGGCTCCGGCCGGAGGAACAACGTATGAAGATGGGAAGGGTAATGCCGAATTACGTCAGCAAATTGCTCGTCTGGCCTTTGGAAGCGGGTCGGTCGTAACGCCCGATGAAGTGATCATCACCGCTGGCTGTATGGAAGCCGTAGTACTTTGTCTGCAAGCGGTTACCAGGCCGGGCGATACGGTAGCGGTCGAAAGTCCATCCTACTTTGCGTTTTTTCAGGCTTTCGAAAAAATGGGACTAAATGTACTTGAACTACCCGCAAATCCGACTACGGGTGTCGATCTCGACGTGCTGGAAACGGCCCTTCGGGCTGGCGTCGTGCAGGCCTGTTTACTAACACCGACATTTAGTAATCCGCTGGGCAGTTGTTTACTGAATACGGATCGGCAGCGACTGGTACAGATGATGGCCCGCTATCGGACACCACTCATTGAAGATGATGTCTACGGGGATCTATACTTTGGCAAAACGCGCCCCCGGACATGTTATAGCTTCGATACCGAAGGGTGGGTTATGCTATGCAGTTCATTTTCTAAATCGCTGGCACCCGGTTATCGCATCGGATGGATACTGCCAGGGCGGTCCGGTTCGGCAATAAATCGCCAGAAAGCGGTCTTTTCCCGTACCTGCCCAACACTTACACAGGCCGCATTAGCTCATTTTCTGGCCCATGGCCGCTACGATCATCATTTACGACAACTTCGACAAACCTTTCATTTGACGAGTTTACGTTATCAGCAAGCCATCAGTGCGTATTTTCCGGAGGGGACACGGTTTACTAATCCAGAGGGTGGTTTTGTGCTATGGGTTGAGCTACCTGATTTAATCGATACGGTTCAAATTAGCCAACAGGCGCTTCTGGAAGGTATTTCAGTTACTCCCGGCGCCGTTTTTACGGCTCAGCAACTCTATCAAAACTGCCTTCGTATCAGCTTTGGACAGCCGTTTAGCGCTGCCGTTGAGGAAGGCCTGAAACGACTCGGGAAGTTAGCGGGCAGGTAG
- the argS gene encoding arginine--tRNA ligase — MDIQEEVKHTIQRAISELYQQDAGEIVLQPTKKEFEGLYTFVTFPLTKALRQAPAQIGQAIGSWITQNSSIVSGFNVVQGFLNLSIADAAWVTVLNDISANPAFGTSAQKEQSVMVEFSSPNTNKPLHLGHLRNNFLGDSVSRILAANGYTVAKTCIVNDRGIHICKSMLAYKLFSADESGHRETPESTGMKGDHLIGKYYVLFDKAYKAQIEELVGQGMPKEEAEKKAPLMLEVQQMLRLWEQGDPETVALWSQLNAWVYEGFDATYQSIGVSFDKTYYESNTYLLGKEIVEEGLQKGVFYRKDDGSVWIDLAEQGLDQKLVLRSDGTSVYMTQDLGTTDLKFQDFHTDRQIWVVGNEQDYHFNVLFAILHRLGRDYADGLYHLSYGMVDLPTGKMKSREGTVVDADDLIQETIDAASAAADEAAKGKLDEFSDDEKTALFKMLGLGALKYYLLKVDPQKRMQFNPAESVDLHGNTGPYIQYVHARIRSVLRKASDMGVSLEGAVTTTELDEIEQQLVFLLSQYPQRVAEAGDAYAPSYIAQYVYELAKTFNQFYDKLSILKETDAVKLHTRLILSKSVGETIRKAMGLLGIEVPEKM, encoded by the coding sequence ATGGATATTCAGGAAGAAGTAAAGCATACCATTCAACGGGCCATTTCGGAGCTGTATCAACAGGATGCGGGCGAAATAGTACTCCAACCCACGAAGAAAGAATTTGAAGGACTTTATACGTTCGTGACGTTTCCGCTCACCAAAGCGCTTCGACAGGCTCCTGCCCAGATCGGACAGGCGATTGGTAGCTGGATAACGCAGAACAGTTCGATTGTCAGCGGTTTTAACGTTGTGCAGGGGTTCCTGAACCTCAGTATTGCCGATGCCGCCTGGGTTACCGTGCTGAATGACATTTCTGCTAACCCCGCTTTTGGCACATCAGCCCAGAAGGAACAATCGGTTATGGTTGAGTTTTCGTCGCCGAACACCAACAAGCCGCTGCACCTTGGGCACTTGCGTAATAATTTTCTGGGCGATTCGGTCAGCCGAATTCTGGCCGCCAACGGGTATACTGTTGCAAAAACCTGCATTGTCAACGACCGGGGTATTCACATCTGTAAGTCCATGCTGGCTTACAAGCTATTCAGTGCTGATGAGTCCGGCCATCGGGAAACCCCCGAGTCGACTGGCATGAAGGGCGATCACCTGATCGGGAAATATTATGTTCTCTTTGATAAGGCTTACAAAGCGCAGATAGAAGAGTTGGTAGGGCAGGGGATGCCCAAAGAAGAAGCCGAGAAAAAAGCCCCGCTGATGCTCGAAGTGCAGCAAATGCTGCGGCTATGGGAGCAGGGTGATCCTGAAACGGTAGCGCTCTGGAGCCAGCTGAACGCCTGGGTATATGAAGGCTTCGATGCTACTTACCAGAGTATCGGGGTTAGTTTCGATAAGACGTATTACGAGTCGAATACGTATCTGCTGGGGAAAGAAATTGTTGAAGAAGGGCTACAGAAGGGCGTGTTCTACCGTAAAGATGACGGTTCTGTCTGGATCGATCTGGCTGAGCAGGGACTGGATCAAAAGCTGGTTCTGCGCTCCGACGGTACATCGGTGTACATGACGCAGGATCTTGGCACAACCGACCTGAAATTTCAGGATTTCCATACTGATCGGCAGATCTGGGTTGTAGGCAATGAGCAGGATTATCATTTCAATGTACTATTTGCGATTTTGCATCGGTTAGGCCGGGATTATGCCGATGGGCTGTATCACCTGTCGTATGGCATGGTCGATTTGCCGACGGGTAAGATGAAGTCCCGCGAGGGTACGGTTGTCGATGCGGATGATCTCATTCAGGAGACCATCGATGCGGCTTCGGCTGCTGCCGATGAAGCGGCTAAAGGTAAACTCGATGAATTCAGTGACGATGAGAAAACGGCCCTTTTCAAGATGCTGGGGCTCGGTGCATTGAAGTATTATTTACTGAAAGTTGACCCGCAGAAACGGATGCAGTTCAATCCGGCTGAATCGGTTGATTTACATGGCAATACGGGACCTTATATCCAGTATGTACATGCCCGTATACGGTCGGTTTTGCGGAAAGCCAGTGATATGGGCGTTTCGCTGGAAGGAGCAGTTACAACAACTGAACTGGATGAAATTGAGCAGCAATTGGTGTTCCTGTTAAGCCAGTATCCACAGCGGGTGGCCGAAGCGGGCGATGCCTATGCGCCTTCCTATATTGCGCAGTATGTATATGAACTGGCGAAAACATTCAATCAGTTTTATGACAAACTGTCGATCCTGAAAGAAACGGATGCGGTTAAGCTGCACACACGTTTAATCCTTTCTAAATCAGTCGGTGAAACTATTCGTAAGGCAATGGGTTTATTGGGCATAGAGGTGCCTGAAAAAATGTAA
- a CDS encoding glutathione peroxidase translates to MKKTVTLLAVVAVAFFASSFMSLSTLVKGIFSDKREVAVAPANAPAPTKSLYDFTVKSLDGKPVALSGFKGKKVVILNVASKCGFTPQYADWEKFYKEHGDKVVVLGFPANNFKSQEPGSSEEIAEFCKKNYGVTFPMFEKVSVLGEDQAPLYKWLTTKDLNGWNDKVPTWNFCKYVINEKGELTHFFASKVKPEDEEFKKAIGM, encoded by the coding sequence ATGAAAAAAACAGTAACTCTATTGGCAGTCGTTGCCGTAGCTTTTTTTGCAAGTAGTTTTATGTCTTTATCAACCCTCGTCAAAGGTATTTTCAGCGACAAACGTGAAGTAGCGGTCGCTCCGGCTAATGCCCCGGCCCCAACCAAAAGTCTTTATGATTTCACCGTAAAATCGCTTGATGGCAAGCCTGTTGCCCTGAGTGGATTTAAAGGCAAAAAGGTTGTGATTCTAAACGTAGCCTCGAAATGCGGCTTTACTCCACAGTACGCTGATTGGGAAAAGTTTTATAAAGAACACGGCGATAAGGTTGTCGTACTGGGTTTTCCAGCTAATAATTTTAAGAGTCAGGAGCCAGGTAGCAGCGAAGAAATTGCTGAGTTCTGTAAGAAAAATTACGGTGTTACATTCCCGATGTTCGAAAAAGTGTCGGTTCTGGGTGAGGATCAGGCTCCCTTGTACAAATGGCTTACTACCAAAGATTTGAATGGATGGAATGACAAGGTTCCAACCTGGAACTTCTGCAAATATGTTATCAATGAAAAAGGCGAACTAACTCACTTCTTTGCTTCTAAAGTGAAGCCAGAAGACGAAGAGTTTAAGAAAGCCATTGGCATGTAA
- a CDS encoding 1,4-dihydroxy-2-naphthoate polyprenyltransferase, with product MKPWIAAARPRTLPLALASIILGSFLAAGSSATTGHFSWKIALLAALTTICLQILSNFANDYGDAVSGKDTELRVGPRRAVATGDITKEAMMRGIIVTAVLSLISGIWLLIVSFFDAGPKLFWFFLVLGLLSIAAAIGYTNGKRPYGYAGFGDIAVLIFFGWVGVLGTYFLHTLSFSPILLLPATSVGLFATGVLNINNIRDIETDTLTGKRSIPARLGLQLAIRYHWGLLLTGMFCALAYSFLTDATLSGYSYVLAFPLFVLNGRAVATHKRPAELNARLGQLALSTLLFVILFGISQVL from the coding sequence ATGAAGCCTTGGATTGCTGCGGCTCGACCGCGCACGTTACCGCTGGCATTGGCCAGTATTATTCTGGGTAGTTTCCTGGCCGCCGGATCATCGGCAACTACCGGTCACTTTAGCTGGAAAATTGCCCTGCTGGCTGCGCTGACTACGATTTGCCTGCAAATTCTTTCCAATTTTGCCAACGATTATGGCGATGCTGTATCGGGCAAAGACACTGAGCTTCGGGTTGGACCGCGCCGGGCCGTTGCTACTGGAGACATTACCAAAGAAGCAATGATGCGGGGCATTATTGTAACGGCGGTATTGTCGTTGATTAGCGGTATCTGGCTGTTGATCGTATCCTTTTTTGATGCAGGACCAAAGCTGTTCTGGTTTTTTCTGGTTCTTGGTCTGCTCAGTATTGCGGCCGCTATTGGCTATACCAATGGGAAGCGTCCTTATGGCTATGCTGGTTTTGGCGATATTGCCGTTTTGATTTTCTTTGGCTGGGTAGGTGTATTGGGAACGTATTTTCTGCATACGTTATCGTTCAGTCCGATTCTGCTTCTGCCCGCTACCAGCGTTGGTTTGTTCGCTACGGGCGTGCTGAATATCAATAACATCCGTGATATAGAAACTGATACGCTGACCGGTAAACGTTCAATACCAGCGAGACTGGGTTTACAACTGGCTATCCGTTATCACTGGGGTCTACTGCTTACCGGTATGTTTTGTGCGCTGGCTTATTCCTTCTTGACCGATGCCACGTTATCGGGGTATAGCTATGTGCTTGCTTTTCCGTTATTTGTGCTGAACGGGCGGGCTGTTGCCACTCATAAGCGCCCGGCCGAGCTTAACGCCCGACTTGGTCAACTTGCCTTGTCAACCCTGCTGTTTGTGATTCTGTTTGGTATCAGTCAGGTGCTATAA